In a single window of the Novosphingobium sp. IK01 genome:
- a CDS encoding peptidylprolyl isomerase: MSEEKLVLSLDSGDVVIKLRPDLAPGHVARIKELASEGFYDGVKFHRVIPGFMAQGGCPDGTGMGGSKKPDLQAEFNAEPHVRGVCSMARTSYPHSANSQFFICFDDARFLDRQYTVWGQVESGMEHIDALPKGEPPAKPGVIRKATIQA, encoded by the coding sequence ATGTCTGAAGAAAAACTGGTCCTCTCGCTCGATTCGGGCGACGTGGTGATCAAGCTGCGTCCCGACCTGGCTCCCGGCCACGTCGCGCGGATCAAGGAACTGGCCTCGGAAGGTTTTTACGACGGTGTGAAGTTCCACCGCGTGATCCCCGGCTTCATGGCGCAGGGCGGCTGCCCCGACGGCACCGGCATGGGCGGCTCGAAGAAGCCTGATCTGCAAGCCGAATTCAACGCCGAGCCCCATGTGCGCGGCGTGTGCTCGATGGCCCGCACCAGCTATCCGCACTCGGCCAACAGCCAGTTCTTCATCTGCTTCGATGACGCGCGCTTCCTCGACCGCCAGTACACCGTCTGGGGCCAGGTCGAGAGCGGCATGGAACACATCGACGCGCTGCCCAAGGGCGAGCCGCCGGCAAAGCCCGGCGTGATCCGCAAGGCCACTATTCAGGCCTGA
- a CDS encoding DUF1489 domain-containing protein, giving the protein MPLNMTKVAYGAQSLAEVHDWFAPDGRHGEGVARLTTRNCPRRHAEMIGGSLFWILKHQLVARSEILGFEEAEGGRTAILISTRLIDVVPCPRRAHQGWRYLEEADAPADLDEGQEGDILPPDVAGELARLGLV; this is encoded by the coding sequence ATGCCCCTCAACATGACCAAAGTGGCCTATGGCGCGCAGTCGCTGGCCGAAGTGCACGACTGGTTCGCCCCCGATGGCCGCCATGGCGAAGGCGTCGCCCGCCTGACCACGCGCAACTGCCCGCGCCGCCATGCCGAGATGATCGGCGGCTCGCTGTTCTGGATCCTCAAGCACCAGCTGGTCGCCCGCTCGGAAATCCTCGGTTTCGAGGAAGCCGAAGGCGGACGCACCGCCATCCTGATCTCCACCCGCCTGATCGATGTCGTCCCCTGCCCACGCCGCGCCCATCAGGGCTGGCGCTATCTCGAAGAGGCCGATGCCCCTGCCGATCTGGATGAAGGGCAGGAGGGCGACATCCTTCCCCCCGACGTGGCTGGCGAACTCGCCCGTCTGGGTCTCGTCTAG
- the nudC gene encoding NAD(+) diphosphatase, which produces MTTDSALLSRRRSHSPIAYSASPLDRADAVRGDPARLAAVMAGEGARLLRLDGLAPVFSDTGGLVWVPLSDMPGGPQGAELIFLGLDAQGHGHFAPVVADLAGSTAPAAADLRRLLDAMPAADLAIYGGARSLVDWHARHRFCARCGSATRLAKGGWQRSCVNEACGADHFPSVDPVTIMLVEHDGCLLLGRQPRFPAGRYSALAGFVEPGETMEEAVAREVFEEAGVRVRDVRYVASQPWPYPSSLMIACHALADDRAIAIDANELEDAQWFTRAQVAAALAGASDALFEVPPPSAVARHLLEWWMEQAVSV; this is translated from the coding sequence ATGACGACCGATTCTGCCCTGCTTTCGCGCCGCCGCTCCCATTCTCCCATCGCCTATTCGGCCAGCCCGCTCGACCGGGCCGATGCGGTGCGCGGCGATCCTGCCCGGCTGGCGGCGGTCATGGCCGGGGAGGGCGCACGGCTTTTGCGGCTCGACGGGCTGGCGCCGGTCTTTTCGGATACGGGCGGTCTGGTCTGGGTTCCCCTTTCGGATATGCCGGGAGGCCCGCAGGGGGCCGAGCTGATCTTCCTCGGGCTCGACGCGCAGGGGCACGGGCATTTCGCGCCGGTCGTGGCCGATCTTGCGGGCAGCACGGCGCCTGCCGCTGCCGACTTGCGCCGCCTGCTCGACGCCATGCCTGCGGCTGATCTGGCGATCTATGGCGGGGCGCGCAGTCTGGTCGACTGGCACGCGCGGCACCGGTTCTGCGCGCGCTGTGGCAGCGCGACGCGGCTGGCCAAGGGCGGCTGGCAGCGCTCCTGCGTCAACGAGGCTTGCGGAGCCGATCATTTTCCGAGTGTTGATCCCGTCACGATCATGCTGGTCGAGCATGACGGGTGCCTTCTGCTCGGGCGCCAGCCGCGTTTTCCTGCCGGGCGCTATTCGGCGCTGGCCGGGTTCGTCGAGCCGGGGGAGACGATGGAAGAGGCCGTCGCACGCGAGGTTTTCGAGGAAGCGGGCGTGCGCGTGCGCGATGTGCGCTATGTGGCGAGCCAGCCCTGGCCCTATCCCTCGTCGCTGATGATCGCCTGCCATGCGCTGGCCGACGACCGGGCGATTGCCATCGACGCCAACGAGCTTGAGGATGCGCAGTGGTTCACCCGTGCGCAAGTGGCCGCCGCGCTGGCGGGGGCGAGCGATGCGCTGTTCGAGGTTCCCCCGCCCAGCGCGGTGGCGCGGCATCTGCTCGAATGGTGGATGGAGCAGGCTGTTTCTGTCTAG
- the mgtE gene encoding magnesium transporter, which translates to MAAEPGHDDARADLARPEPSRVSDELDEEDNTLRPAFLRKVVEALDAGDQETVYNLVEPLHPADVADLFELIGHDYRAALARAINDLLGSDVLAELNDWVRDDLVEELEPDEVAELAEQMETDDAVALIEDLDEADQQAVLAEMEPEDRAAIESALSFPEESAGRLMSRDVIAVPEHLSVGDLIDYLRRDDDLATEFWEVFVVDVKHRPVGTCQLSWILRAPREIALTDVMKRDQTLIPVTMDQEEVALRFQKYALISAAVVDESGRLVGQITVDDVVHIIQEEASEDILRLSGAGDGDINEPISLTVRTRLSWLVVNLGTAILASSVVGLFQNAIAHFALLAVLMPIVSGMGGNAGTQTLAVVVRAIATNQLTSSNTWWMIMRELRIALTNGLSLGLLIGTGTGLIFGNPHLGMVIAAAMIINNLVAGLAGILVPVGLDRLRVDPAVSSAVFVTTATDTMGFFSFLGLAVVTGLTS; encoded by the coding sequence ATGGCGGCGGAACCGGGCCATGACGATGCGCGCGCGGACCTTGCGCGTCCAGAGCCCTCACGCGTGTCTGACGAACTGGACGAGGAAGACAACACCTTGCGCCCCGCGTTCCTGCGCAAGGTCGTCGAAGCGCTCGACGCGGGCGATCAGGAAACCGTCTACAACCTCGTCGAGCCGCTCCACCCGGCCGACGTGGCCGACCTGTTCGAGCTGATCGGCCACGACTATCGCGCCGCGCTCGCCCGCGCGATCAACGACCTGCTCGGTTCGGACGTGCTGGCCGAACTCAACGACTGGGTGCGCGACGACCTCGTCGAGGAACTCGAACCCGACGAAGTGGCCGAACTGGCCGAGCAGATGGAGACGGACGACGCCGTCGCCCTGATCGAGGATCTGGACGAGGCCGACCAGCAGGCCGTTCTGGCCGAGATGGAGCCCGAAGACCGCGCGGCCATCGAAAGCGCGCTCTCCTTCCCCGAGGAATCGGCCGGCCGCCTGATGAGCCGCGACGTGATCGCGGTTCCCGAACACCTGAGCGTGGGCGACCTGATCGACTACTTGCGCCGCGACGACGATCTGGCGACCGAATTCTGGGAAGTCTTCGTCGTCGACGTCAAGCACCGCCCGGTCGGCACCTGCCAGCTTTCGTGGATTTTGCGTGCACCGCGCGAGATTGCGCTGACCGACGTGATGAAGCGCGACCAGACGCTGATTCCGGTGACGATGGACCAGGAAGAAGTCGCGCTGCGCTTCCAGAAATACGCGCTGATTTCCGCCGCCGTGGTCGATGAAAGCGGGCGTCTGGTCGGCCAGATCACCGTCGACGACGTTGTCCACATCATTCAGGAAGAAGCCAGCGAAGACATCCTGCGCCTTTCGGGCGCGGGCGACGGCGACATCAACGAGCCGATCTCGCTGACCGTGCGCACGCGCCTGTCGTGGCTGGTGGTCAATCTGGGGACGGCGATCCTGGCCTCCTCGGTGGTCGGCCTGTTCCAGAACGCCATCGCCCATTTCGCGCTGCTGGCGGTGCTGATGCCGATCGTCTCGGGCATGGGCGGCAATGCGGGCACGCAGACCCTTGCGGTGGTCGTGCGCGCCATTGCCACCAACCAGCTGACCAGTTCGAACACCTGGTGGATGATCATGCGCGAGCTGCGCATCGCGCTGACCAACGGCCTTTCGCTTGGCCTGCTGATCGGCACGGGCACCGGGCTCATCTTCGGCAACCCGCATCTGGGCATGGTGATCGCCGCGGCGATGATCATCAACAATCTGGTGGCGGGCCTTGCGGGCATCCTCGTTCCGGTCGGGCTCGACCGCCTGCGCGTGGACCCGGCGGTCTCCTCGGCCGTTTTCGTGACGACCGCGACCGACACGATGGGCTTCTTCTCGTTCCTCGGGCTGGCCGTGGTCACCGGCCTCACCTCCTGA